In Myxococcota bacterium, a single genomic region encodes these proteins:
- a CDS encoding glycosyltransferase has protein sequence MSSSVIVVPCFNEATRLRGNDFTRFATPETRVLFVDDGSNDATPERLAQLVREEPDRFEVLTLESNRGKAEAVRRGMLAALASEAHFVGYWDADLATPLDEVARFRAYLEGHPRCQVVLGSRVQLLGRSIERSALRHYVGRVFATCASLALDLPVYDTQCGAKLFRAGPEATQLFAEPFRAGWAFDVEWIARWIRDRRADGGIPAEEAIAEVPLEAWHDIAGSKVKPWDLVRALLDVARVRAHYL, from the coding sequence GTGTCGAGCAGCGTCATCGTCGTTCCGTGTTTCAACGAGGCCACGCGCCTGCGGGGAAACGACTTCACGCGCTTCGCGACCCCCGAGACACGCGTGCTCTTCGTCGACGACGGCAGCAACGACGCGACACCGGAGAGGCTCGCGCAGCTCGTGCGCGAGGAGCCCGACCGCTTCGAGGTCCTCACCCTCGAATCGAATCGCGGCAAGGCGGAAGCGGTCCGGCGCGGCATGCTCGCCGCGTTGGCCAGCGAGGCCCACTTCGTCGGTTACTGGGATGCCGACCTGGCGACGCCTCTCGACGAGGTGGCCCGCTTCCGTGCCTACCTCGAGGGGCATCCGCGCTGCCAGGTCGTGCTCGGCTCGCGGGTGCAGCTGCTCGGGCGCTCGATCGAGCGCTCGGCACTGCGCCACTACGTGGGTCGCGTCTTTGCGACCTGCGCGTCGCTCGCCCTGGACCTGCCGGTCTACGATACCCAGTGCGGTGCGAAGCTGTTTCGCGCGGGCCCGGAAGCCACACAGCTCTTCGCCGAACCGTTCCGAGCAGGCTGGGCCTTCGATGTCGAGTGGATCGCGCGCTGGATCCGCGACCGGCGTGCCGACGGTGGCATCCCGGCCGAGGAAGCGATCGCCGAGGTGCCCCTCGAGGCGTGGCACGACATCGCAGGCTCGAAGGTGAAGCCCTGGGACCTCGTCCGCGCGCTCCTCGACGTGGCACGGGTGCGCGCGCACTACCTCTGA
- a CDS encoding DUF1214 domain-containing protein — MLHPQRLRRRATCRQPISVHSVAVALVRGVAGAFLLLAGVACAVVPGAERVALVSAAATPAGSWDYLGDALDDAAGQIEALAASDLERREGYRWLARSLFSGFDRFLEYANPAIPEFYRAQSAHRKFAGDNPDQLYHVAAVASEFRYRVRGQWSAPGVRTELIELSVYGGGLSFDDDTAKRRLVAYMDERNLEIAEDGSFEVVVGVDPAEGNWLRLEEDAEMLLIRRYFASPQPADRLPLSIERIDGVPPREPLTQRELAKGLIASGAFLRETAKIWGRWYPDVLARHGPNRLDPLPDDGDLLTPAGLTYLQGAWSVADGEVLVVRFRPPDVPYWGFLPMNIWMESLDWRVAPVSRNGFDSQLDPDGMVTLVVSEVDPGHPNWIATLGHRRGLMSMRLARLGEQPLPEVETTLLPRDELAGFLASRGAPPLQSAATPR, encoded by the coding sequence ATGCTCCACCCGCAACGCCTGCGCAGGCGAGCGACGTGTCGTCAGCCGATCTCGGTCCACTCGGTTGCGGTTGCGCTCGTGCGGGGGGTCGCTGGCGCGTTCCTGCTGCTCGCAGGCGTCGCCTGCGCCGTCGTACCCGGAGCCGAGCGTGTCGCCCTGGTCTCGGCGGCGGCCACACCCGCCGGAAGCTGGGACTACCTGGGCGACGCCCTCGATGACGCAGCCGGGCAAATCGAGGCCCTCGCGGCGTCGGACCTCGAGCGACGCGAGGGCTACCGCTGGCTCGCGCGCAGCCTCTTCTCGGGTTTCGATCGCTTTCTCGAGTACGCGAACCCGGCGATCCCCGAGTTCTACCGGGCCCAGTCCGCGCACCGGAAGTTCGCTGGCGACAACCCGGACCAGCTCTACCACGTCGCCGCGGTGGCGTCGGAGTTCCGGTACCGGGTGCGCGGGCAATGGTCGGCGCCGGGCGTTCGCACCGAGCTCATCGAACTCAGCGTGTACGGCGGTGGCCTCTCCTTCGACGACGACACCGCGAAGCGCCGGCTGGTCGCGTACATGGACGAGCGGAACCTCGAGATCGCGGAAGACGGGAGCTTCGAGGTCGTGGTGGGCGTCGACCCGGCAGAGGGCAACTGGCTGCGCCTCGAGGAAGACGCGGAGATGCTGCTCATTCGGCGCTACTTCGCCTCGCCTCAGCCCGCCGACCGGTTGCCGCTCTCGATCGAGCGCATCGACGGGGTGCCGCCGCGAGAGCCGCTCACCCAACGCGAGCTCGCGAAGGGGTTGATCGCGAGCGGTGCGTTCCTGCGCGAGACCGCGAAGATCTGGGGCCGCTGGTACCCGGACGTGCTCGCGCGCCACGGTCCCAACCGGCTCGATCCGCTTCCCGACGACGGTGACCTGCTGACGCCCGCGGGCCTCACCTACCTCCAGGGCGCCTGGTCCGTCGCGGACGGTGAGGTGCTGGTCGTGCGCTTCCGCCCGCCCGACGTCCCGTACTGGGGTTTCCTGCCCATGAACATCTGGATGGAGAGCCTCGACTGGCGTGTGGCTCCGGTCTCTCGCAACGGGTTCGACAGCCAGCTCGATCCCGACGGAATGGTCACGCTGGTGGTGAGCGAGGTCGATCCCGGCCACCCGAACTGGATCGCCACCCTGGGGCACCGGCGCGGCTTGATGTCGATGCGTCTCGCACGTCTCGGGGAGCAACCCCTTCCTGAGGTCGAGACGACGCTGCTGCCCCGCGACGAGCTCGCGGGTTTCCTCGCTTCACGCGGAGCGCCTCCTCTGCAGTCCGCTGCCACCCCCCGTTGA
- a CDS encoding MFS transporter, protein MSESALSNANPDPVSRPGWGTKLAYGIGQMVDGIPTGAIETFLFFYYTQVLGLSGTLAGLAILIALVFDAITDPWIGALSDATESRSGRRHPFLFASVVPLPLCFVALFVPPAELTGPALFGWLLCFAVGVRLSLTLFSVPHMSLGAELSEDYAERTRIVALRLAFGAIGWIAVSGGGFFWFFQASEAFPIGHLDAGRYPAFATSFAIAIAAAALVSAGGTLAWGRRLGRVVRPHFGARQLFRAVRRVFAHAAFRGLVLAGVAASIAVGLRLTLGLHVFTYFWELPPDAVGVVNFVMLGGLLLGFPLWSALAEVIDKRRAMIAGLCGLGAAVFAPHALRIATGWPAADAPYLVAWVAVMALLAAVGGTGAQLALASMMADVTDEHELAHGTREEGLFFGALSVVTKSASGLGHQLAGIGLDAIAFPADAAPGSLAPEVVTGLGWLYGAGVAVGVGLAVFLTARLPLTRARHAEVRRALDARG, encoded by the coding sequence TTGAGCGAGTCGGCCCTCTCCAACGCCAACCCCGACCCCGTCTCCCGACCGGGTTGGGGAACGAAGCTGGCCTACGGCATCGGCCAGATGGTCGACGGGATTCCGACCGGCGCGATCGAGACCTTCCTCTTCTTCTACTACACCCAGGTGCTCGGTCTCTCCGGCACGCTCGCCGGGCTCGCCATCCTGATCGCCCTCGTCTTCGACGCGATCACCGATCCCTGGATCGGTGCCCTCTCGGACGCCACGGAGTCACGCTCGGGCCGCCGCCACCCGTTCCTGTTCGCGTCGGTGGTGCCTTTGCCGCTCTGTTTCGTGGCGCTCTTCGTGCCGCCCGCTGAGCTCACGGGCCCGGCGCTGTTCGGGTGGCTCTTGTGCTTCGCCGTCGGGGTTCGGCTGTCGCTGACGCTGTTTTCGGTTCCCCACATGAGTCTGGGCGCCGAGCTCAGCGAGGACTACGCCGAGCGCACGCGCATCGTGGCACTGCGCCTGGCATTCGGTGCGATCGGCTGGATCGCGGTCTCCGGCGGTGGCTTCTTCTGGTTCTTCCAGGCGAGCGAGGCGTTCCCGATCGGTCACCTCGACGCGGGTCGCTACCCCGCCTTCGCCACCAGCTTCGCCATTGCGATCGCGGCCGCTGCACTCGTGTCGGCGGGCGGCACGCTCGCCTGGGGGCGTCGGCTCGGTCGCGTGGTCCGTCCCCACTTCGGCGCGCGCCAGCTGTTTCGCGCAGTCCGCCGCGTCTTCGCCCACGCCGCGTTTCGCGGTCTGGTGCTGGCGGGCGTGGCGGCGTCGATCGCGGTCGGTCTGCGCTTGACCCTCGGCCTGCACGTGTTCACCTACTTCTGGGAGCTACCGCCGGACGCGGTGGGCGTCGTGAACTTCGTGATGCTCGGGGGGCTGCTGCTCGGGTTTCCGCTCTGGAGCGCGCTGGCCGAGGTCATCGACAAGCGGCGCGCGATGATCGCGGGGTTGTGCGGACTCGGCGCCGCCGTGTTCGCACCCCACGCACTCCGGATCGCAACCGGCTGGCCCGCGGCCGACGCCCCGTACCTGGTCGCTTGGGTCGCGGTGATGGCGCTGTTGGCCGCTGTCGGGGGAACGGGGGCCCAGCTCGCCTTGGCGTCGATGATGGCCGACGTCACCGACGAGCACGAACTCGCGCACGGGACCCGCGAAGAGGGCCTGTTCTTCGGCGCGCTCAGCGTCGTCACCAAGAGCGCGTCGGGCCTGGGTCATCAGCTGGCGGGGATCGGCCTCGACGCGATCGCGTTTCCCGCCGACGCCGCACCGGGGTCGCTGGCACCCGAGGTCGTCACCGGTCTGGGTTGGCTCTACGGGGCAGGCGTTGCGGTCGGCGTCGGCCTCGCCGTCTTTCTCACCGCGCGGCTTCCGCTCACCCGCGCGCGACACGCCGAGGTGCGTAGGGCGCTCGACGCGCGCGGTTAG